In the genome of Opitutia bacterium KCR 482, one region contains:
- a CDS encoding DUF4405 domain-containing protein → MKNSNTLRTWVDASMLALLPSALAFRITGAELHEILGLAAVAAFALHNVLNRAWYPSLGRGRYNADRSAGTAVVAAIAACAAVCAVSGVALSGFVFGLSDCFGGLGIRAVHTTSAYWTFVLCGVHVGLRAGFLRFLPKIASAAVFCAGAYFFVSRGMPEKLFAGASFDFYEMPFAAHFCQTAAILFSAAFGARALRKLLRRR, encoded by the coding sequence GTGAAAAATTCTAACACATTGCGGACGTGGGTTGACGCGTCGATGCTTGCTCTGTTGCCGTCGGCGTTGGCGTTCAGAATCACGGGGGCGGAGCTTCACGAAATTCTGGGACTTGCGGCGGTCGCGGCGTTCGCGCTCCACAACGTCTTGAACCGCGCGTGGTATCCGTCGCTGGGGCGCGGACGCTACAATGCCGACAGGTCGGCGGGGACTGCGGTAGTGGCGGCTATTGCCGCGTGCGCGGCGGTCTGCGCGGTGTCGGGAGTCGCGCTTTCGGGCTTTGTTTTCGGGCTTTCCGACTGCTTCGGCGGGCTTGGAATCCGCGCCGTTCATACAACTTCCGCGTATTGGACTTTTGTTTTGTGCGGCGTCCACGTCGGGCTCCGAGCGGGCTTTCTGCGCTTCCTCCCGAAGATTGCCTCCGCCGCCGTTTTCTGCGCGGGCGCGTATTTTTTCGTCTCGCGCGGAATGCCCGAAAAACTTTTCGCGGGGGCGTCTTTCGATTTTTACGAAATGCCATTTGCCGCCCATTTCTGCCAGACGGCGGCGATTCTTTTCTCCGCGGCGTTCGGCGCGCGCGCCCTGCGGAAACTCTTGCGGCGGAGGTGA
- the efp gene encoding elongation factor P: MASPTDIRKGRVIMYNGTPHAVMSMLHRTQGRQAGFVQTVLRNLSTNASTAVKFRSTDSVEFCHTTNKQLEFSYIDGDQYHFIDPETFDDTVLMESTIGEDKKWLTEGSQYLILFVDGAPVSLELPNSIEIKVAEAAEGLRGDTSSAPTKAVTLENGVTLQVPLFIKQGDVIKVRTEDNTYISRA; the protein is encoded by the coding sequence ATGGCAAGTCCCACAGACATCAGAAAAGGCAGAGTAATTATGTACAACGGCACTCCGCACGCCGTTATGAGCATGCTTCACCGCACGCAGGGCAGACAGGCGGGCTTTGTGCAGACGGTTCTCCGCAACCTCTCGACGAACGCTTCGACGGCGGTCAAATTCCGCTCGACGGACTCGGTGGAATTCTGCCACACTACCAACAAGCAGCTCGAATTTTCGTACATCGACGGCGACCAATACCACTTCATCGACCCCGAAACTTTCGACGACACCGTCCTCATGGAATCGACAATCGGCGAAGACAAAAAATGGCTCACCGAAGGCTCGCAGTACCTCATTCTCTTTGTTGACGGCGCGCCTGTTTCGCTCGAACTTCCCAACAGCATCGAAATCAAGGTTGCGGAGGCGGCGGAAGGTCTGCGCGGCGACACGTCGTCGGCTCCCACAAAGGCGGTAACGCTCGAAAACGGCGTAACATTGCAGGTCCCGCTCTTCATCAAGCAGGGCGACGTAATCAAAGTCCGCACGGAAGACAATACCTACATCAGCAGGGCATAA
- the argA gene encoding amino-acid N-acetyltransferase produces the protein MENSVPLSDKVTIKASDLRGILEYVPLYRGQTFVVAVDGSVIACDNFANVITDIAVLRSLGINVVVVHGIGKQLRDIGAERGVALSDIYGENPVDDATLSLAREVSATALQTIIDAFATKNIRCVSTNAVRATEVGIISGVDHLNAGRIEKIDFNALQSLISLGMIPVLSPVAVNREGRIFRINSDLLAADVATGLNATKLIFLTETSGLKIGAEKALAVPLADVSELLEARRGMLDPRVFSKVSCSVRALESAKTQRAHILDGREFACLLTELFEKVGCGTMIYSDVYQKIRKADRDDVSTIFNLSKSSTRQQNLVYRSREEIESKIDTYFIYEMDGSVIAFVSLLDISEGAAELASLHVQPFYQGHDVGTHMVEFIVREAKKAGFKKLFALSTKSAPFFSDVCKFTEVPPTALPKSRLEKYEASGRHSKVFVKDFSE, from the coding sequence ATGGAAAATTCCGTCCCGCTAAGCGACAAAGTGACGATTAAAGCCTCCGATTTGCGCGGCATTTTGGAATATGTCCCGCTGTATCGTGGGCAGACCTTTGTCGTTGCGGTTGACGGAAGCGTGATTGCCTGCGACAACTTCGCAAACGTAATTACCGACATCGCCGTTTTGCGCAGCCTCGGCATAAACGTCGTAGTGGTGCACGGAATCGGAAAACAGCTGCGCGACATCGGCGCGGAACGCGGGGTTGCGCTTAGCGACATCTACGGCGAAAACCCCGTGGACGACGCCACGCTGTCGCTCGCCCGCGAGGTTTCCGCAACCGCGCTCCAAACAATAATAGACGCGTTCGCCACAAAAAATATCCGCTGCGTTTCGACAAACGCAGTCCGCGCGACGGAAGTCGGGATAATTTCGGGCGTGGACCACCTCAACGCGGGGCGCATAGAAAAGATAGATTTCAACGCGCTGCAAAGCCTGATTTCGCTGGGCATGATTCCCGTGCTTTCGCCGGTTGCCGTAAACAGGGAGGGCAGAATTTTCAGGATAAATTCCGACCTCCTCGCCGCCGACGTCGCAACGGGGCTGAACGCGACAAAACTCATATTTTTGACGGAGACAAGCGGGCTTAAAATCGGCGCGGAAAAGGCTCTCGCAGTGCCGCTCGCCGATGTTTCCGAACTGCTCGAAGCCCGCAGGGGCATGCTCGACCCGCGCGTGTTCTCCAAAGTCAGCTGTTCGGTCCGCGCGCTCGAATCGGCAAAAACACAGCGCGCGCACATTCTCGACGGCCGCGAATTCGCGTGCCTGCTTACCGAGCTTTTCGAAAAGGTCGGCTGCGGCACGATGATTTACTCCGACGTCTACCAGAAAATCCGCAAGGCGGACCGCGACGACGTTTCGACGATTTTCAACCTCTCGAAAAGCTCGACCCGCCAGCAGAATCTGGTCTACCGTAGCCGCGAGGAGATAGAGTCGAAAATCGACACCTATTTCATCTACGAGATGGACGGAAGCGTAATCGCGTTCGTCAGCCTGCTCGACATTTCCGAGGGCGCGGCGGAGCTTGCAAGCCTGCATGTCCAGCCGTTCTATCAGGGGCACGACGTCGGCACGCACATGGTTGAATTCATCGTGCGCGAGGCAAAAAAGGCGGGCTTCAAAAAGCTTTTCGCGCTCAGCACAAAAAGCGCGCCGTTCTTTTCGGACGTGTGCAAATTTACGGAAGTTCCGCCGACCGCGCTGCCTAAATCGCGACTCGAAAAATACGAGGCGTCGGGGCGTCATTCAAAGGTTTTCGTCAAGGACTTTTCCGAATAA
- a CDS encoding PilT/PilU family type 4a pilus ATPase, whose translation MNELDIAIESAIKKGSTYIHIGRTARIRVDGSLVPLVGVAAPDPQTAAQQILAKFPRERSKFFAEKLGRGEDIDLAFSSPSNARIRANIYMCESGMQIALRVIPARRLTATEIGIPFPVADICRRSSGLFVATGANGSGKTTTLAAVVDIINESRGLHILTIEDPIEYVIKSAKSMVSQREIGRDAPDFYSALRSAVRENPDVIVLGEMRDLETTRTAIELAETGHLVFATLHTRTAVSTIDRLVGQFGAGEQPQIRMMLSENLLGVLSQTLVRQKRGGMIAAFEMLTANAAVRNLIREQHVPQILSVLQTGRQSGMCTMEDSLLNLVERGLVSPADALDKAFRPQELLKAMRDSPKIPQNELIGLK comes from the coding sequence ATGAACGAACTCGACATCGCAATAGAATCGGCAATCAAAAAGGGCTCGACCTACATTCACATCGGCAGGACCGCGCGGATACGCGTGGACGGCTCGCTCGTTCCGCTCGTCGGGGTCGCCGCGCCCGACCCGCAGACCGCGGCGCAACAAATACTAGCAAAGTTTCCGCGGGAACGCTCAAAATTTTTCGCCGAAAAGCTCGGACGCGGCGAGGACATAGACCTCGCGTTTTCAAGCCCGTCGAACGCGCGAATCCGCGCAAACATCTACATGTGCGAAAGCGGCATGCAAATCGCCCTGCGCGTAATTCCCGCGCGGCGGCTGACCGCAACAGAAATCGGAATCCCCTTTCCCGTCGCCGACATTTGCAGGCGCAGCAGCGGGCTGTTCGTGGCGACCGGCGCGAACGGCTCCGGCAAAACAACGACGCTTGCGGCGGTTGTGGACATCATAAACGAATCGCGCGGACTCCACATTCTGACAATCGAAGACCCGATTGAATACGTCATCAAAAGCGCGAAGTCGATGGTGTCGCAACGCGAAATCGGCAGGGACGCGCCCGACTTCTACTCGGCGCTGCGCTCGGCGGTCAGGGAAAATCCCGACGTCATAGTGCTCGGCGAAATGCGCGACCTCGAAACTACGCGGACGGCAATAGAGCTTGCCGAGACGGGGCACCTTGTGTTCGCAACCCTGCACACGCGCACGGCCGTTTCGACAATCGACAGGCTCGTCGGGCAATTCGGCGCGGGCGAACAGCCGCAAATCAGAATGATGCTTTCAGAAAACCTGCTCGGCGTGCTTTCGCAAACGCTCGTGCGGCAGAAGCGCGGCGGCATGATTGCCGCCTTCGAAATGCTCACCGCAAACGCCGCAGTCCGCAACCTCATACGCGAACAGCACGTGCCGCAAATTCTGAGCGTGCTCCAAACGGGACGCCAAAGCGGAATGTGCACCATGGAAGACTCGCTTCTGAATCTGGTTGAGCGCGGGCTTGTCTCCCCCGCCGACGCGCTCGACAAGGCGTTCCGCCCGCAGGAGCTTCTGAAAGCCATGCGCGACTCTCCCAAAATTCCGCAAAACGAGCTTATCGGGCTGAAATAG
- a CDS encoding RsmD family RNA methyltransferase, translating to MRITSGFARGISLDAPKGDTTRPATDAARQAVFSSLGEAVVGAQVLDMFAGTGSYGLEAASRGAAKVVFLETDRRALDCLRRNAAAIKKAVESGGGSVSFEVLPADCAKSAKILGGRKFDFVFADPPYKMLSDPKLLPQILDTFAQIASPETVFALEAPADFEPPAETFGENGAFTILKRLGKKSRGKPSQILFAKK from the coding sequence ATGAGAATAACGTCAGGCTTTGCAAGAGGAATTTCGCTCGACGCCCCCAAAGGCGACACAACAAGACCCGCCACGGACGCGGCGCGTCAGGCGGTTTTTTCGTCCCTCGGCGAAGCCGTGGTCGGGGCGCAGGTTCTCGACATGTTCGCGGGCACGGGCTCGTACGGGCTTGAAGCGGCAAGCAGGGGCGCGGCGAAAGTCGTGTTTCTTGAAACCGACAGACGCGCCCTCGACTGCCTGCGCCGCAACGCCGCAGCCATAAAAAAGGCGGTCGAAAGCGGCGGCGGAAGCGTCTCTTTCGAAGTTCTGCCGGCCGACTGCGCAAAGTCCGCAAAAATTCTCGGCGGAAGAAAGTTCGACTTCGTTTTCGCCGACCCTCCCTACAAAATGCTCTCCGACCCCAAGCTTCTTCCGCAAATTCTCGACACTTTCGCGCAGATAGCCTCGCCCGAAACCGTCTTCGCCCTCGAAGCCCCCGCCGATTTCGAACCGCCCGCCGAAACTTTCGGCGAAAACGGCGCGTTTACAATTTTGAAAAGGCTCGGAAAAAAATCCAGGGGCAAACCGTCGCAAATTTTGTTCGCAAAGAAATGA
- a CDS encoding lipid A deacylase LpxR family protein, with protein MSIILLSTAAAFASDIPAAETAAPQNAESIAFRVENDIYFSDRYYTNGLKLSYTGAGCDFLSSRLQFAALDLFVPDGRQAFQTVSVGQKMCVASDINIPNPPPTDRPYAGWLYVGFGAHEASENRLDSLTVNLGVVGPMSLAEDAQKFYHSIIGADWPRGWHNQIKNEPGIIVAYEHSERFFRTRISDEFSVDSVGSLALDLGNVMTQARARALLRFGFNMPYSFLPNRIDSSDGNDVEWRPTDASPDWHCFMYGGGAARFVGYDITLDGNTYRNSAGVVPKWLVGEAVAGVSARYKCFQADLTWTLRSAEFNTQRLPVHMFWTLAVKAYF; from the coding sequence TTGTCAATTATTCTGCTTTCGACCGCAGCCGCTTTCGCTTCGGACATTCCCGCAGCCGAAACCGCCGCCCCGCAAAACGCGGAGTCGATAGCCTTCCGCGTCGAAAACGACATCTATTTTTCCGACCGCTACTACACGAACGGCTTGAAGCTTTCGTATACGGGCGCGGGGTGCGATTTCCTTTCAAGCCGCCTGCAATTCGCCGCGCTCGACCTCTTTGTCCCCGACGGCAGGCAGGCGTTCCAGACGGTTTCGGTCGGGCAGAAGATGTGCGTGGCAAGCGACATCAACATTCCCAATCCGCCGCCGACCGACCGCCCCTACGCGGGCTGGCTGTACGTCGGCTTCGGGGCGCACGAGGCGTCGGAAAACAGGCTCGATTCACTTACGGTAAACCTCGGCGTCGTGGGGCCGATGTCGCTCGCGGAGGACGCGCAGAAATTCTACCACAGCATAATCGGCGCGGACTGGCCGCGCGGCTGGCACAACCAGATTAAAAACGAACCGGGGATAATCGTCGCCTACGAGCATTCGGAGCGTTTCTTCCGGACGCGGATTTCCGACGAATTTTCAGTCGATTCGGTCGGGTCGCTCGCGCTCGATTTGGGGAACGTCATGACGCAGGCGAGGGCGCGCGCGCTTCTGCGCTTCGGCTTCAACATGCCGTACTCCTTCCTCCCCAACAGAATAGACTCCTCCGACGGCAACGACGTCGAATGGCGTCCCACCGACGCCTCTCCCGACTGGCACTGCTTCATGTACGGCGGAGGCGCGGCGCGTTTCGTGGGCTACGACATCACCCTCGACGGCAACACATACCGCAACAGCGCGGGCGTCGTTCCCAAATGGCTTGTGGGCGAGGCCGTCGCGGGCGTTTCCGCCCGCTACAAATGCTTTCAGGCGGATTTGACTTGGACTCTCCGCTCCGCCGAGTTCAACACCCAGCGTCTGCCCGTCCATATGTTCTGGACGCTCGCCGTCAAGGCGTATTTTTAA
- a CDS encoding YqgE/AlgH family protein: MKSAYDDYSWSFLAASPSFAGAFFEESVVLLLEDNEDGSFGVIMNKPLDKTLGELNPDFRDSELGEIDVFDGGPIAKERVSLAVCYDDGKNDGAFSFGIPPEKALDIIKKNPNAKVAAFAGYSGWGPNQLKAEITEGTWIVSYADVNVIFDVPNPDLWKTLVLRERPEFGALEEPKNNPSEN, translated from the coding sequence ATGAAAAGCGCGTACGACGACTATTCATGGAGCTTTCTTGCGGCGTCGCCCTCGTTTGCGGGCGCGTTTTTCGAGGAGTCCGTCGTGCTTCTGTTGGAGGACAACGAAGACGGCTCTTTCGGCGTGATAATGAACAAGCCGCTCGACAAGACGCTCGGCGAGCTTAACCCCGACTTCCGCGACTCCGAGCTTGGCGAAATCGACGTTTTCGACGGCGGACCAATCGCAAAGGAGCGCGTGAGCCTCGCCGTCTGCTACGACGACGGCAAAAACGACGGCGCGTTCTCTTTCGGCATTCCGCCCGAAAAGGCCCTCGACATAATAAAGAAAAACCCCAACGCGAAAGTCGCCGCGTTCGCGGGCTATTCGGGCTGGGGTCCGAACCAGCTGAAAGCCGAAATCACCGAGGGCACTTGGATTGTCTCATACGCCGACGTCAACGTGATTTTCGACGTGCCCAACCCAGACCTCTGGAAGACGCTCGTTCTGCGCGAACGCCCCGAATTCGGGGCGTTGGAAGAGCCGAAGAACAATCCGTCGGAAAACTGA